Proteins encoded in a region of the Bacillota bacterium genome:
- a CDS encoding shikimate dehydrogenase translates to MNPIDVTTKLIGLLGKPLKQSFSPTMQNRAFHAANLNYLYFPIEAEVDDLGDLLRGIRRMNFAGLNVTKPNKIAVMPHLDEIEPSALVIGAVNTVKVEEGRLIGYNTDGVGFATSLHQDLNINILGCSFFIMGCGGAGRAIATVLALRGARRIFLADVETNRAVELAADVNKLAACAEVVSVDPRETQAALSQVDVFVNATAVGMNPHEDQTPLPAAWLDKRLVVCDILYNPLKSRLLQEAEQAGCRTSNGLGMVLYQGAAAFEIWTGVKAPLAEMRGAIHECVVGPCK, encoded by the coding sequence ATGAACCCCATTGATGTCACCACCAAGCTCATTGGCCTACTAGGCAAGCCTCTAAAGCAAAGTTTCTCGCCAACCATGCAAAACCGAGCCTTTCACGCAGCCAACCTCAACTACCTCTACTTTCCCATCGAAGCCGAGGTAGATGACTTGGGCGACCTACTGCGGGGCATCCGGCGCATGAATTTTGCCGGCTTAAACGTCACCAAGCCCAACAAAATAGCCGTCATGCCTCATCTTGATGAAATTGAGCCTAGTGCTTTAGTGATTGGTGCCGTAAATACAGTCAAGGTCGAGGAGGGCAGGCTCATCGGCTACAATACCGATGGAGTAGGCTTTGCCACCTCTCTTCACCAGGACTTAAATATTAATATTCTCGGGTGCTCTTTCTTTATCATGGGCTGTGGGGGCGCAGGGCGTGCTATAGCCACGGTGCTAGCCTTGCGCGGTGCACGGCGCATATTTCTCGCCGACGTAGAAACCAACCGTGCGGTGGAACTCGCCGCGGACGTCAACAAGCTTGCCGCCTGTGCCGAGGTAGTGTCTGTAGACCCGAGAGAAACGCAGGCAGCCCTGTCACAAGTCGACGTGTTTGTAAACGCCACCGCGGTAGGCATGAACCCCCACGAAGACCAAACCCCCCTTCCTGCGGCATGGCTTGACAAACGCCTTGTAGTTTGTGATATTTTATACAACCCGCTGAAATCTCGCCTTTTGCAGGAGGCAGAACAGGCGGGCTGTCGCACTAGTAATGGTTTGGGCATGGTCCTCTACCAAGGTGCGGCGGCTTTTGAAATCTGGACCGGCGTAAAGGCCCCTCTTGCTGAGATGCGGGGGGCTATCCATGAATGTGTGGTTGGCCCATGTAAGTAG